The Chitinophaga pinensis DSM 2588 region CCGATTTCTTCGCCAAAGGTCTTTACGGACGTCCTTACTTTATGCCGGTGACACTGGGAAAAGTAGAGCTCCCAAATCCCGTTATCCGTGTCACAAGCAAAAAGACCATTGTTGAAACCGTCCTCGTAGGCCGCCCCGGCACCGTGAAAGAACTGATCGGACAGGAAGATTACAAGATCAATATTAAAGGCATCATTGTCACGGAGAACAATAATTATCCTGAAGATGATATAAAGAAAATACACGGGCTCTATACACAAAACATTGCCCACCGTATCACCAGTCCACTGACCAATCTGCTGCTTGGTGAAGGCGCCAGTGTTGTCATCACTGATCTAACCTGGCCTGAAATAAGCGGCATACAGAACGTCAAGACCTATGAAATGAACCTGATCAGCGACATTCCATTTGATTTAATTCTTAAATAATGTTCACACTCAAATGTAAAATCATAATAGGTGACTACAAGCTCTTCGCAGTAACAGATGTGAAAATAAAAAGAAGTATCTATTCCTTTGTC contains the following coding sequences:
- a CDS encoding DUF6046 domain-containing protein: MAASFDIKKIFRESWGYQPPIFDVALQPEQSITSADFFAKGLYGRPYFMPVTLGKVELPNPVIRVTSKKTIVETVLVGRPGTVKELIGQEDYKINIKGIIVTENNNYPEDDIKKIHGLYTQNIAHRITSPLTNLLLGEGASVVITDLTWPEISGIQNVKTYEMNLISDIPFDLILK